One Fulvia fulva chromosome 12, complete sequence genomic region harbors:
- a CDS encoding putative formate transporter — protein sequence MQPTEQVQIVSGINAYTPKETIELCGRAGVYKAHMRIDKMFLSCMIAGMLLSFACAVSLSTSTAPWFQENAPGLIRMIGALVFPIGLVMVLTSGVDLCTGSFMFTTLSVLQRRLSIPRMLIHWSVTFWSIMLGCLFVVVFIIGYGGIFDSEPYRSQAILNADKKIVSPDWHMIFLRGIGANWLDLKISVWYYIWKSMLPALLGNILGGDLFVAVVFWYLHWEGHDAISVDNTFFAREGAHLVITKRDGATGPSETPSSVYSADERKGSFRSQEAIDSVSTQWQE from the exons ATGCAACCAACAGAGCAGGTCCAGATCGTCAGTGGCATCAATGCCTACACGCCAAAGGAGACCATCGAGCTATGTGGCCGAGCAGGCGTCTACAAGGCACACATGCGCATCGACAAGATGTTCCTGAGCTGCATGATTGCTGGTATGCTGCTCTCCTTCGCATGCGCGGTGTCGTTGAGCACCAGCACGGCGCCCTGGTTCCAAGAGAACGCGCCCGGGCTCATCAGGATGATCGGAGCGCTGGTTTTTCCAATCGGCCTCGTTATGGTGTTGACGTCTGGGGTTGATCTCTGCACCGGCAGCTTTATG TTCACAACGTTGTCAGTACTGCAACGCAGACTTAGCATACCACGCATGCTCATACACTGGTCCGTGACATTCTGGAGTATTATGCTGGGCTGTCTCTTCGTGGTGGTCTTCATCATTGGGTACGGCGGCATCTTCGACTCGGAGCCATACCGATCTCAGGCTATCTTGAACGCGGATAAGAAGATCGTGTCTCCCGACTGGCATATGATCTTCCTTCGTGGCATAGGCGCGAATTGGCTC GATCTGAAGATATCGGTTTGGTATTACATCTGGAAGTCCATGCTGCCAGCGCTGTTGGGCAACATTCTTGGTGGGGATCTGTTCGTGGCCGTCGTCTTTTGGTACCTG CACTGGGAAGGCCATGATGCTATCTCTGTCGACAACACCTTCTTTGCAAGAGAAGGTGCGCATCTGGTGATCACGAAACGTGACGGTGCCACAGGTCCATCCGAGACGCCAAGCAGCGTCTACTCCGCGGACGAGAGGAAGGGGAGCTTCAGAAGCCAAGAAGCCATAGATAGTGTGAGCACACAGTGGCAAGAGTGA